A genomic window from Slackia heliotrinireducens DSM 20476 includes:
- a CDS encoding adenine glycosylase, translated as MAPTPTTSELHAFVQLVREEGKRLYRDLPWRDTRDPYAIWISEVMLQQTQVPRVLTRWERFMTRFPTVDALSAAASADVLEEWQGMGYNRRALALKRAADICSADFAGALPKTHDELIGLPGIGPSTAAGILAFAYDEPSIYIETNVRAVFIHHFFPESDSVSDKEIRPLVEACCPDSDVRGWYYALLDYGAWLKKEFVNPTRAAKAYTRQSAFEGSRRQKRAWLVRQVMATDGVSSETLLIQLNSHELEEGRDSVDADVFASIMADLQREGFVRLDGDSWRIA; from the coding sequence GTGGCGCCGACACCCACCACATCTGAACTGCACGCATTCGTCCAGCTCGTCCGCGAGGAGGGAAAGCGCCTGTATCGCGATTTGCCATGGCGCGATACCCGTGATCCTTACGCCATATGGATTTCGGAAGTTATGCTGCAGCAGACCCAGGTGCCCCGGGTGCTCACGCGTTGGGAGCGCTTCATGACGCGATTCCCTACGGTCGACGCGCTTTCCGCCGCCGCATCCGCCGACGTGCTTGAGGAATGGCAAGGCATGGGCTACAATCGCCGCGCGCTGGCTCTCAAGCGGGCCGCCGACATATGCTCAGCCGATTTCGCAGGCGCCCTGCCGAAAACCCATGACGAGCTTATCGGTCTGCCTGGCATCGGGCCCTCCACGGCTGCAGGCATCCTGGCCTTCGCCTACGACGAGCCTTCTATATATATTGAAACGAACGTGCGCGCGGTGTTCATCCATCATTTCTTTCCAGAAAGCGACAGCGTATCTGACAAGGAGATCCGCCCGCTGGTGGAGGCGTGCTGCCCAGATTCGGACGTGCGCGGCTGGTACTACGCGCTTCTGGACTACGGCGCATGGCTCAAAAAGGAGTTTGTCAATCCGACACGCGCGGCCAAGGCATACACGCGCCAAAGCGCCTTCGAAGGCTCCCGCCGTCAGAAACGTGCCTGGTTGGTGCGGCAGGTCATGGCGACCGACGGCGTTTCGTCGGAAACGCTGCTGATCCAGCTGAATTCCCATGAACTGGAAGAGGGAAGAGACAGTGTAGATGCGGACGTGTTCGCTTCCATCATGGCCGATCTGCAGCGGGAAGGATTCGTGCGTTTGGACGGCGATTCGTGGCGCATCGCGTAA
- the rbr gene encoding rubrerythrin → MDLKGSKTEKNLMYAFAGEAQAHTKYQYYASQAKKDGYVQIQNIFLETAKNEKEHAKLWFKALHGGVVPSTLENLEDAANGEHEEWTDMYAEFAATAREEGFEDLAELFDGVAGVEKEHEERYRKLIERINNGEVFKRGEVYAWKCNNCGHIHIGTEPPEVCPVCNHPQAHFEIRSENY, encoded by the coding sequence ATGGATCTCAAAGGTTCTAAAACCGAGAAAAACCTGATGTATGCATTCGCAGGTGAGGCGCAGGCCCACACTAAGTATCAGTATTACGCATCCCAGGCCAAGAAGGACGGATATGTCCAGATCCAGAACATCTTCCTGGAAACGGCCAAGAACGAGAAAGAGCACGCCAAGCTGTGGTTCAAAGCACTTCACGGGGGCGTCGTCCCCAGCACCCTTGAGAATCTGGAGGACGCCGCCAACGGTGAACATGAGGAATGGACCGACATGTACGCCGAGTTCGCAGCCACTGCCCGCGAAGAAGGGTTCGAGGATCTGGCCGAGCTGTTCGACGGCGTTGCCGGTGTTGAGAAGGAACACGAGGAGCGTTACCGCAAGCTGATCGAGCGCATCAACAACGGTGAAGTGTTCAAGCGTGGCGAAGTGTACGCGTGGAAGTGCAACAACTGCGGGCACATCCACATCGGCACCGAGCCGCCGGAAGTGTGCCCCGTATGCAACCATCCCCAGGCGCACTTCGAGATTCGTTCCGAGAATTATTAA